The DNA sequence TACATTTAATGAATACTATCAGAAACTTTCTAATTTATAAATTCAACCTCTATACTTTAAAGGTAAATGAACCACTTTTTTTGTTTCGTAAAAATCTTCGAAAAAATACTCACTCAAATTATAAATAGTAATGGTTTTATAATCCTGAAGTTCTTCAGTTAAATCACCTCCTTTTAAATATAAAATACCGTTTTTCAAGTCATGGTTTTGCTCTTTAGCTATTTTACCTTTCGTCCAATGAACAAAAGTAGGCATGGCTGCAACGGCACGGCTTACAATAAAATCATAGGTATCATTAATTGCTTCTACCCTACTGTGTGTAGTTTTTACATTGGTTAAACCCAAACCTTCTATTACTTCATTTACCACTTTAAGTTTTTTAGCTATACTATCCACCAAGTGAAATGAACACTCCGGAAACATAATAGCCAATGGAATACCAGGAAATCCGCCACCTGTTCCTACATCTAAAATTTTAGTTCCATCTTTAAAAGATATGATTTTAGCAATTCCTAAAGAATGTAATACATGCCTTAAATAAAGCTCATCTATATCCTTTCTAGACACTACATTTATCTTTAAATTCCAATCTTCATAAAGCACTTGTAGCTTGTTGAATTTGTAAATTTGATCTTCTGTTAAATTTGGAAAATACTTTAAAATAAGGTTCATTCCTGTTAAATTTTTGACAAAAATATACTTTTTATGTACATAATTTTACAAAAAAACGTTATTACTTGAATCGGTTTATTCCTATCTTTGCATCAAGTATGATGCGCATTATTTATTATCAATCATATTAAAATTAATAGCATGACTAAACAAACGCTTTCTTTTTCCAGAAATGACTCTGCAAAGTTTTTTAGAACACTTAACAAACGTGTCAACGATTACTTTAAAGAAAATAACATTAAACGAACTGGAAATTGGAAATTATATATCAAAACAATTGTAATGTTTGCATTATTAATTGTACCTGTAGTTTTAATTTTTACGGTTGATCTTCCATCATGGACACAAATAATACTAATGATAATTGTTGG is a window from the Pseudalgibacter alginicilyticus genome containing:
- the rsmG gene encoding 16S rRNA (guanine(527)-N(7))-methyltransferase RsmG; translation: MNLILKYFPNLTEDQIYKFNKLQVLYEDWNLKINVVSRKDIDELYLRHVLHSLGIAKIISFKDGTKILDVGTGGGFPGIPLAIMFPECSFHLVDSIAKKLKVVNEVIEGLGLTNVKTTHSRVEAINDTYDFIVSRAVAAMPTFVHWTKGKIAKEQNHDLKNGILYLKGGDLTEELQDYKTITIYNLSEYFFEDFYETKKVVHLPLKYRG